From a single Loigolactobacillus coryniformis subsp. coryniformis KCTC 3167 = DSM 20001 genomic region:
- a CDS encoding TrkH family potassium uptake protein — MQIPGKKRRVPLPRILTLGFLVLILIGGLLLMLPLATRSGHTTPFIDAIFTATSATCITGLTTVNTAVHWSLFGQSVILALIEIGGLGFMTFSVLPFVLLKRRVDLTTRLLIKESLNFEKLADVSSVMKYVIGLSLAIQSLGAALLFIDFYPHYGFSRGLFMSIFHSVSAFCNAGFDLFGNSLESRPNDVYLLLVISALVIAGGLGFLVWRDLLLFNRRKRLSLHTKLALSTTGVLLAGGFVFFLLTEDNLAVLAPHVSTGNRLINTFFLAVTPRTAGLTTIPYSEISIAGILLTIVLMFIGGTPGSTAGGIKTTTLGLLTLQTWAVLCGNRDVEFGHRRFSDQNILRALMLVFISLTLVIVAGVILTATETIPTRYGLEYVIFEVISAFSTAGMTMGLTPHLTVIGKLIIMLLMFLGRVGIYTVMFTVLNASHPRKGYRYPAENVMLG, encoded by the coding sequence ATGCAAATACCCGGGAAAAAGCGGCGCGTGCCATTACCGCGAATTTTAACGCTTGGCTTTTTAGTCCTCATCTTAATTGGTGGACTATTATTAATGCTGCCGCTGGCAACTCGGTCTGGGCACACAACACCGTTTATCGACGCTATTTTTACGGCCACATCTGCGACTTGTATTACCGGTCTAACTACCGTTAACACCGCAGTGCATTGGTCTTTATTTGGTCAAAGTGTGATTTTAGCGCTGATCGAAATCGGTGGCTTGGGGTTCATGACATTCAGCGTTCTGCCTTTTGTCTTATTAAAACGACGGGTTGATCTGACCACGCGCTTATTGATCAAGGAATCATTGAATTTTGAAAAATTAGCCGACGTTAGTAGCGTGATGAAATACGTTATTGGCTTGTCGTTGGCGATTCAAAGCCTGGGTGCAGCCCTATTATTTATTGATTTTTATCCGCATTATGGTTTCAGTCGCGGATTATTCATGAGTATTTTCCATTCAGTATCAGCTTTTTGTAACGCTGGCTTTGATTTATTCGGCAATAGCTTAGAAAGCCGGCCTAACGATGTTTATCTGCTCTTAGTGATCAGTGCTTTAGTGATTGCCGGGGGACTGGGCTTTTTGGTTTGGCGCGATCTGCTGTTATTCAATCGACGGAAACGTTTGTCGCTGCACACTAAACTAGCGCTAAGTACCACTGGCGTTTTATTAGCCGGCGGCTTCGTCTTTTTCCTATTGACTGAAGATAACTTGGCCGTGCTAGCACCCCACGTTTCTACCGGCAATCGTTTGATCAATACTTTCTTTCTTGCGGTCACACCCCGCACCGCTGGGCTGACAACCATTCCTTACAGTGAAATCTCGATCGCTGGTATTTTGTTGACGATCGTCTTAATGTTCATCGGCGGAACACCTGGTTCTACGGCCGGTGGGATCAAAACCACCACGCTAGGATTACTGACCTTACAAACTTGGGCGGTGCTGTGCGGTAATCGCGATGTAGAATTTGGTCATCGCCGTTTTAGCGACCAAAATATTCTCCGTGCTTTAATGTTAGTTTTCATCAGTTTAACTTTAGTAATCGTAGCGGGGGTCATATTGACTGCTACAGAAACGATTCCCACGCGTTACGGCCTAGAATACGTGATCTTTGAGGTGATCTCAGCCTTTAGCACTGCCGGCATGACCATGGGCTTAACGCCGCATTTGACCGTGATCGGCAAATTGATCATTATGCTGTTAATGTTCCTCGGCCGGGTCGGTATTTACACCGTGATGTTTACCGTCCTCAACGCCAGTCATCCCCGAAAAGGGTATCGTTACCCAGCTGAAAATGTGATGCTCGGTTAA
- a CDS encoding potassium channel family protein, producing MKQNFAVIGLGRFGTSICRVLAAEQQEVLAIDINEDRVNDLADVATEAIVADAQDEETLRSLEIGKFDHVIVAIGKNIQANILVTLIVKELGVPDITAKAENDTHARVLARIGADQVVHPERDMGARVAHHLLSPNILNYLAINDDVTMAEVKITSSAFVGKSLTELNFHQRFGLTVIAIQHGDNVTVSPAGTDVVQLNDEISVVGPTRAVEDLNDRMSSR from the coding sequence ATGAAACAAAATTTTGCAGTGATCGGTTTGGGCCGTTTTGGTACTAGTATCTGTCGGGTGTTAGCCGCGGAACAACAAGAAGTCTTAGCTATCGATATTAATGAAGACCGCGTTAACGACTTAGCCGACGTCGCAACGGAAGCCATCGTTGCCGATGCCCAAGATGAAGAGACATTACGCTCACTGGAGATCGGTAAATTTGATCACGTGATCGTAGCAATCGGTAAAAACATTCAGGCTAATATTTTAGTTACACTGATCGTCAAAGAACTAGGCGTCCCCGATATCACCGCTAAAGCCGAAAACGATACTCATGCACGCGTTTTGGCACGAATCGGTGCTGACCAAGTGGTCCATCCTGAACGCGATATGGGCGCGCGCGTGGCCCACCATTTATTATCGCCAAACATCCTCAATTACTTAGCAATCAATGACGATGTCACCATGGCCGAAGTTAAGATCACCAGTTCCGCTTTTGTGGGCAAAAGTCTGACCGAACTGAATTTTCATCAGCGCTTCGGCTTAACCGTGATCGCCATTCAACACGGTGACAACGTGACTGTTTCACCAGCCGGTACTGACGTTGTGCAGTTGAACGATGAGATTTCTGTGGTCGGTCCGACCCGGGCCGTTGAAGACTTAAATGATCGGATGAGTTCCCGTTAA
- a CDS encoding alpha/beta hydrolase produces MQITKKLKLIWLLLLLVAVVAIQPQHTTSAVQHYHRPTLLIHGLAASSATYDHFVARAERTDRGQYALTARITPKNKVHLLGHWDPNDPHPLIKVVFIDNMASWQRNAMWLNHLLHVLKNKYNIRSFDAVAHSRGNLDLLMAYGQQHLLELKRAVLVSVPANGALGRGDELGANRILKDGQPKLERPAYHDLVQLRPTFPPGVHVLNIMGNDGNGTHSDGRVTNVSSRSLKPALGMRLASYHNLVVHGRFATHHTIIRRNAKVQRAAMNFLWH; encoded by the coding sequence GTGCAGATAACGAAAAAATTAAAATTGATCTGGTTACTGCTACTGTTAGTTGCAGTCGTTGCCATACAACCGCAACACACCACGTCGGCGGTCCAACATTATCACCGACCGACCTTGTTGATTCATGGTCTCGCTGCTAGCAGCGCCACCTATGACCATTTTGTCGCCCGCGCTGAACGAACTGATCGTGGTCAATACGCGCTGACCGCCAGAATCACACCAAAAAATAAAGTTCATCTTTTAGGTCATTGGGATCCCAACGACCCTCATCCTTTGATCAAAGTCGTTTTTATCGACAATATGGCCTCGTGGCAGCGTAATGCAATGTGGCTGAATCACTTATTACACGTACTCAAAAACAAATATAACATTCGTTCTTTTGATGCGGTGGCTCATTCTCGGGGCAACTTAGACTTGTTAATGGCTTACGGCCAGCAGCATCTCTTGGAATTAAAACGCGCGGTACTTGTCTCAGTGCCGGCAAACGGTGCGCTGGGCCGCGGCGATGAACTAGGTGCTAATCGTATTTTAAAGGATGGTCAACCTAAATTAGAGCGTCCAGCTTACCATGATCTTGTCCAACTGCGACCCACCTTTCCACCTGGCGTTCATGTATTGAACATCATGGGTAATGATGGCAATGGCACGCACAGCGATGGCCGCGTCACCAACGTTTCTAGTCGTTCATTAAAACCTGCATTAGGCATGCGGCTAGCTTCCTACCATAACCTTGTCGTTCATGGTCGTTTTGCTACTCACCATACGATCATTCGTCGCAACGCCAAAGTACAGCGTGCTGCCATGAATTTCTTATGGCATTAG
- a CDS encoding DUF2187 family protein, with protein MDIQVGNTVRCKANGNMEADFSGVIEKVYENSALVNITDYDAKTDSMNIQDLQNKAVISFGKMKLVSAK; from the coding sequence ATGGACATTCAAGTAGGCAATACTGTACGTTGCAAGGCTAACGGCAATATGGAAGCGGACTTCTCCGGTGTGATCGAGAAAGTTTACGAAAATTCAGCGTTAGTTAATATTACCGATTACGATGCCAAAACTGATAGCATGAATATCCAAGACTTACAGAACAAAGCTGTGATTAGCTTTGGTAAAATGAAGTTAGTCAGTGCTAAATAA
- a CDS encoding IS701 family transposase, with amino-acid sequence MLNSFYQKSSLLTTLHAYFFDLKAAGLSKPMGLNYFWLCLALLVIGDRHSIRHLFEQFLGRVTKHSLNTFYRALAVIGDHLPQLEVRNLTYLLTLIPTTCQDLPLLLVLDDTVQPKFGHKFTGVKYLFDHAAHTGKRLVNAHDFVTLGLMIPTQRDQDDQPVYTFLPLATHLYQAEQATKYQQAAQMIKTTLKSIASDQQVFLLCDSWYPKAEINQLVMTQPNLAMIANVRKDTAMFGLPKRTGKRGRPRKYGDQIHLGNIALNLCSAGDQIGIVRCLTRLMPQPVYMIRVQRKTTCRLFMATSAPEELAAITTETLAVDPTQLTYRTPETSAPAPALRALAYYQKRWAIETYFYEMKTFWHFGDYAVRSVAKIEADHHLLNTAYTLMIVLPLTQPRLAFLATKSLRERKLWLSRQIQAALFLASLARQVQRRLKTTPAKVVIQWLASCWSGVSEKL; translated from the coding sequence GTGTTGAACTCATTTTATCAAAAATCATCACTTTTAACCACCCTCCACGCCTATTTTTTTGATTTAAAAGCGGCTGGCTTGTCTAAGCCAATGGGCCTTAACTATTTTTGGTTGTGTCTAGCGTTGTTAGTGATCGGTGACCGCCACTCGATCCGCCACTTATTTGAACAATTTCTGGGCCGGGTGACGAAGCATTCTTTGAACACGTTTTATCGGGCTTTGGCAGTGATCGGTGACCACTTGCCACAGTTAGAAGTGCGCAACTTGACGTATTTACTGACCTTGATTCCCACTACTTGTCAGGACTTGCCCTTATTATTGGTTCTGGATGACACGGTCCAACCCAAGTTCGGCCACAAATTTACCGGCGTCAAATATCTATTCGATCACGCCGCACATACGGGTAAGCGGCTCGTCAATGCCCATGATTTCGTTACTTTAGGTCTGATGATCCCAACACAGCGGGACCAAGATGACCAGCCAGTTTATACGTTCTTGCCGTTAGCCACGCACCTTTATCAGGCGGAACAGGCGACCAAATACCAGCAAGCGGCGCAAATGATCAAGACGACTTTGAAATCGATCGCCAGCGACCAACAAGTGTTCCTACTGTGTGACAGTTGGTATCCCAAAGCTGAGATCAACCAACTGGTCATGACGCAACCTAATCTAGCTATGATCGCCAATGTGCGTAAAGATACCGCCATGTTTGGCTTACCCAAACGCACCGGTAAGCGCGGTCGGCCGCGGAAATATGGTGACCAGATCCATTTGGGAAATATTGCATTAAATCTTTGTTCGGCCGGAGATCAGATCGGTATAGTGCGGTGTCTGACACGCTTGATGCCCCAGCCAGTTTACATGATCCGCGTACAACGCAAGACGACTTGTCGTCTGTTCATGGCGACGAGCGCGCCCGAAGAATTAGCGGCGATCACAACCGAAACCCTAGCCGTTGATCCGACCCAGCTCACCTATCGGACGCCGGAGACCAGCGCCCCTGCGCCAGCGCTACGAGCGTTGGCCTACTATCAAAAACGTTGGGCGATCGAGACCTATTTTTATGAAATGAAAACATTCTGGCACTTCGGTGATTACGCCGTGCGTTCAGTAGCCAAGATCGAAGCCGATCATCATTTATTGAATACGGCGTACACCTTGATGATCGTTTTACCATTGACCCAGCCTAGACTAGCTTTTTTGGCAACCAAAAGTTTGCGCGAACGCAAACTCTGGTTAAGTCGGCAAATTCAAGCGGCGCTGTTTTTGGCTAGTTTAGCGCGGCAAGTGCAAAGGCGGTTAAAAACAACACCGGCCAAAGTGGTGATTCAGTGGTTGGCTTCTTGTTGGTCGGGGGTCAGTGAAAAGCTGTAA
- a CDS encoding peptide ABC transporter substrate-binding protein — translation MKFRLKLFTVAATALTLGSSLTGFAGATKAATLAADSKQHVNVMESSDLVTLDPSKAQDLASFDALTNSMEGLYRVGKDQKVVPGLATSVVTPTNDGKTYTFTLRKDAKWSDGTPVTAKDFVYSWRRTVNPKTKAGYSYIFDNVVNAQEIMDGKKSPDTLGVKADNDYQLTVNLTRATPYFKYLLAFGTYFPENEKAVKKYGSSYGTTAAKAVYNGPFQLKGWNGTNNKWTLAKSKDYWDASNVHLNKLTVQVVKEPSTALNLFQNHNLDDAILSGEMAKQEAKKPTYVANKQAQIGYLDFNFKHKVTANANVRKAISLVMNRKQLTKNVLSDGSVAAEGFVPAKFATNPQTNVDFTKDTYTKAAVTTDKTQAKQLWKQGLKQLGKKHVKLTLLTSDVDSMKKVGAYVQSAIEQELPGAKVTVSSLPYKTYQTRMEDGSNDIVLARWIGDYPDPATFMQLKTPGTAYNYGQYNNKTYADAVNKANTTDANDPQARYNDFVTAEKQLMNDQAVSPLFQASDTHLRNQNFKGVVYHQTGAPYDYKWAYVAK, via the coding sequence ATGAAGTTTCGCTTAAAATTATTTACAGTAGCAGCAACAGCTTTGACACTAGGTAGTAGTTTAACTGGTTTTGCTGGTGCAACTAAGGCGGCAACGTTGGCGGCAGATAGTAAGCAGCATGTCAATGTCATGGAATCATCTGATCTAGTCACATTGGATCCTTCGAAGGCGCAGGATCTGGCCAGCTTTGATGCCTTGACTAACAGTATGGAAGGCTTATACCGAGTTGGTAAGGATCAGAAAGTGGTACCGGGATTGGCAACCAGCGTGGTGACACCAACTAATGATGGTAAAACGTACACCTTTACGTTGCGTAAAGATGCTAAATGGAGTGATGGTACCCCAGTCACTGCTAAAGATTTCGTTTATTCTTGGCGGCGGACGGTCAACCCGAAGACCAAAGCGGGGTACTCCTACATTTTTGATAACGTGGTCAATGCACAAGAGATCATGGACGGTAAAAAGTCACCCGACACATTAGGGGTTAAAGCAGATAATGACTATCAACTTACGGTTAATTTAACACGGGCTACACCATACTTTAAGTATTTGTTAGCCTTCGGGACCTATTTCCCAGAAAATGAAAAAGCAGTTAAGAAGTACGGTAGCAGTTACGGGACAACAGCCGCCAAAGCCGTTTATAATGGGCCATTCCAGTTAAAAGGTTGGAACGGTACTAATAACAAATGGACGCTGGCTAAGTCGAAAGATTATTGGGACGCTAGCAATGTACATTTGAATAAATTAACGGTACAAGTCGTTAAAGAACCAAGTACTGCCTTGAATTTATTCCAGAATCATAACTTGGATGATGCCATTCTTTCTGGTGAAATGGCTAAGCAAGAAGCTAAAAAACCAACCTATGTTGCCAATAAACAAGCACAGATCGGTTACTTAGACTTTAACTTTAAGCATAAGGTCACGGCGAATGCGAATGTGCGTAAAGCAATTTCTCTGGTCATGAATCGTAAACAATTGACTAAAAATGTCTTAAGTGATGGTTCAGTGGCAGCAGAAGGCTTCGTACCAGCTAAGTTTGCCACTAATCCACAAACTAACGTCGACTTTACAAAAGATACGTACACTAAAGCTGCCGTTACCACTGATAAAACGCAAGCTAAGCAATTATGGAAACAAGGTTTGAAGCAGTTAGGTAAAAAGCACGTTAAATTGACGTTATTAACTAGTGACGTTGATTCAATGAAGAAAGTCGGCGCTTATGTACAAAGCGCGATCGAACAGGAATTGCCAGGTGCTAAAGTCACTGTCAGCAGCTTGCCATACAAAACTTATCAGACACGAATGGAAGATGGCAGTAATGATATCGTTTTGGCACGGTGGATCGGTGATTATCCGGACCCAGCAACCTTCATGCAATTGAAGACACCAGGAACGGCTTATAACTACGGTCAATATAATAACAAGACCTATGCTGACGCGGTCAATAAAGCCAATACAACCGACGCTAACGATCCACAAGCACGGTATAACGATTTTGTTACGGCCGAGAAACAATTGATGAACGATCAAGCCGTTTCCCCATTATTCCAAGCTTCGGATACACATTTACGTAACCAGAATTTCAAAGGTGTAGTTTACCACCAAACTGGTGCGCCATATGACTATAAGTGGGCCTATGTCGCTAAATAA
- a CDS encoding winged helix-turn-helix transcriptional regulator — MPKTYNIGVEATMEVIGGKWKPIILCHLRKGVMRTGELRRAIPKITQKMLTQQLRELETANIVCRTVYQQVPPKVEYSLTDYGESLEGILHQLCVWGEENVERRQEKGEAVELLAWDKVEV; from the coding sequence ATGCCGAAAACTTATAATATTGGCGTTGAAGCAACTATGGAAGTCATTGGTGGTAAATGGAAACCGATTATCTTGTGTCATTTACGTAAAGGCGTAATGCGCACGGGCGAATTACGCCGGGCGATCCCAAAGATCACGCAAAAAATGCTGACTCAGCAATTGCGTGAACTAGAAACAGCTAATATTGTTTGCCGAACAGTTTACCAGCAAGTACCGCCCAAAGTGGAATATAGTCTGACCGATTATGGTGAGAGCTTGGAAGGCATTCTTCATCAGCTTTGTGTTTGGGGTGAAGAAAACGTCGAACGCCGCCAGGAAAAAGGCGAGGCAGTTGAATTGCTAGCGTGGGATAAGGTAGAAGTCTAG
- a CDS encoding MFS transporter, giving the protein MRKQIAPTWTLLALAISAFAIGSTEFISVGLMPLLVKSFGITVSQAGWTVSIYALGITIGAPLLTLLTGRFDRKTLMLGIMTLFVVSSLLAALAPTFAILLVARVLAAFAHGLFMSVASVIAADVVAPAKRASAIAVMFTSLTVATVTGVPLGTFIGQIASWHMSFLFISAIGVIGLIANSLLIPRNLPRPGKTDPRGLLRILLNPQLFVALLITALGYGGTFTVYTFLSPLLEEKMGWSAAAVVVILVVYGLMVAVGNTLGGRWANLQPLQALRKMFIGLALTLVALLATSSMHYLGLINVLVMGLFAFMNVPGLQLYIVKLAETYTPNDITLASSLNISAFNIGIALGSLIGGQVTAKLDLGITPLFGAVMVGVSIILVGWLLRQAASVADCTK; this is encoded by the coding sequence ATGAGAAAACAAATTGCCCCCACTTGGACTTTATTAGCCTTAGCCATCAGTGCTTTTGCCATTGGTTCCACTGAATTCATCAGCGTCGGTTTGATGCCCTTACTAGTAAAAAGTTTTGGCATCACCGTTAGCCAAGCCGGCTGGACCGTATCGATCTATGCATTAGGGATCACGATCGGCGCACCATTATTGACGTTATTGACTGGCCGTTTTGACCGCAAAACATTGATGCTGGGTATTATGACTTTATTCGTTGTTAGTAGTTTACTAGCCGCACTGGCGCCCACATTTGCGATTTTATTGGTGGCCCGCGTACTGGCCGCATTCGCTCACGGCTTGTTCATGTCAGTTGCTTCCGTCATTGCCGCTGACGTGGTCGCACCGGCTAAACGTGCTTCGGCCATCGCAGTGATGTTTACCAGCCTAACGGTTGCCACCGTTACTGGTGTTCCTTTGGGCACTTTTATTGGTCAAATTGCTTCGTGGCACATGTCATTTCTATTTATCAGCGCAATCGGGGTCATTGGTTTGATTGCTAACAGCTTATTGATCCCGCGCAATTTGCCGCGGCCTGGTAAAACTGATCCTCGTGGCTTACTGCGGATCTTGCTTAACCCGCAATTATTCGTAGCATTGCTGATCACCGCCTTAGGTTACGGCGGTACCTTTACCGTTTACACTTTCTTATCACCACTCCTGGAAGAAAAAATGGGTTGGTCAGCTGCAGCCGTCGTTGTCATTTTAGTCGTTTACGGTTTAATGGTCGCTGTGGGTAACACGTTGGGCGGCCGCTGGGCCAATTTGCAACCATTACAAGCACTACGTAAAATGTTTATCGGTTTGGCACTCACTTTAGTGGCTTTGTTAGCCACTAGTTCGATGCATTATTTAGGCTTGATCAACGTTTTAGTCATGGGCCTCTTCGCCTTCATGAACGTTCCCGGGCTCCAGCTATATATCGTCAAATTAGCCGAAACGTACACGCCGAATGACATCACTTTGGCTTCTTCACTAAATATTTCGGCGTTTAATATCGGCATCGCCCTCGGTTCATTAATTGGCGGCCAGGTCACCGCTAAGCTTGATCTGGGCATCACACCACTATTTGGCGCCGTTATGGTCGGTGTTAGCATTATCTTAGTCGGTTGGTTACTACGGCAAGCTGCATCAGTCGCCGATTGCACTAAATAG
- the nrdI gene encoding class Ib ribonucleoside-diphosphate reductase assembly flavoprotein NrdI, whose product MPEPIRILYISISGNTRAFVEDLQEYAEQQHKTATDQPLITLKEISEASPLADETAPYFAFVPTYLDGGNGIDNGVKELLTNVLGEYIGYNANRQFCLGVVGSGNRNFNEQYCLTAKRYARDFGFPVIGDYELRGTPTDVKRIYATLQQIATQQEYHLK is encoded by the coding sequence ATGCCCGAACCAATCAGAATTTTGTACATTTCGATCTCCGGCAACACCCGCGCGTTTGTGGAAGATCTGCAAGAATACGCCGAACAGCAGCACAAAACCGCGACGGATCAGCCCTTGATCACGTTGAAAGAAATCTCGGAAGCCAGTCCGCTGGCAGATGAAACGGCACCCTATTTCGCCTTTGTCCCTACTTACTTGGATGGCGGCAACGGTATTGACAACGGCGTTAAAGAGCTGCTGACCAATGTACTCGGTGAGTATATTGGTTACAACGCTAATCGCCAATTTTGTCTTGGCGTTGTCGGTTCTGGTAACCGTAATTTCAACGAGCAATATTGTCTAACTGCAAAACGTTACGCTCGTGACTTCGGTTTTCCCGTGATCGGTGATTACGAATTACGCGGCACACCGACTGACGTTAAGCGCATTTACGCCACCTTGCAGCAGATTGCGACGCAACAAGAATATCATTTAAAGTAA